From a region of the Pseudomonas fulva 12-X genome:
- a CDS encoding bifunctional aminoglycoside phosphotransferase/ATP-binding protein, translating to MSQALITALQNPALYPHPVSGFSVIETHISWVVLTGPFAYKIKKPVNFGFLDFTSLEARKHFCEEELRLNQRLTQDLYLEVLPISGSAEAPQIGGDSAVFEYALKMRQFPQEQLLAQVQARGELNESHIDALAKQIADFHRDTPVVAADHELCNATAIVAPLRQNFEQIRPMLSDKADLQQLDALEAWTESSLERLWPELEARARDGFIRECHGDIHLGNATLLDGRATLFDCIEFNEPFRFTDIALDTAFLVMDLEDRGLKCLARRLLNGWLEHTGDYGSLKVFNLYKTHRALVRAKVALFRLGQEQDAVQRAVILRQYRAYASLAESYSAIPSRLLAITRGVSAVGKSQVALRLVEALGAIRIRSDVERKRMLGQQTGTELNGGIYSQDASEAVYQRLNDLADLALHAGYPVVLDATFLKRPQRQAAQRIADETGVPFLIVDCQAPDAVLASWLQQRQEEGSDPSDATLAVIEAQRAGQDPLEEAELPYCKRVDTPDAASLAELVSAVRQRFPSL from the coding sequence GTGAGCCAAGCCCTGATTACCGCCTTGCAGAACCCGGCCCTTTATCCGCATCCGGTGAGCGGTTTCAGTGTCATCGAAACCCATATTTCCTGGGTCGTGCTGACCGGTCCCTTCGCCTACAAGATCAAGAAGCCGGTCAACTTCGGCTTTCTCGACTTCACCTCGCTCGAGGCACGCAAGCACTTCTGCGAGGAGGAGCTGCGCCTCAATCAGCGCCTGACCCAGGATCTGTACCTGGAAGTTTTGCCGATCAGCGGTAGCGCCGAAGCGCCGCAGATCGGTGGTGACAGCGCGGTGTTCGAATACGCCCTGAAGATGCGCCAGTTCCCCCAGGAGCAACTGCTGGCCCAGGTGCAGGCACGCGGCGAGCTCAATGAGTCGCACATCGACGCGCTGGCCAAACAGATCGCCGACTTCCACCGCGACACTCCGGTAGTCGCGGCCGATCATGAGCTGTGCAACGCCACCGCCATCGTCGCCCCACTGCGCCAGAACTTCGAGCAGATCCGCCCGATGCTCAGCGACAAGGCTGACCTGCAGCAGCTCGATGCCCTGGAAGCCTGGACCGAGAGCAGCCTGGAGCGCCTGTGGCCCGAACTGGAAGCGCGGGCGCGTGACGGCTTCATCCGTGAGTGCCACGGCGACATCCACCTGGGCAACGCCACCCTGCTGGACGGGCGAGCCACGCTGTTCGACTGCATCGAGTTCAACGAGCCCTTCCGCTTCACCGACATCGCCCTGGACACCGCTTTCCTGGTCATGGACCTGGAAGACCGGGGCCTCAAATGCCTGGCCCGCCGCCTGCTCAACGGCTGGCTGGAGCACACCGGCGACTACGGCTCGCTCAAGGTATTCAACCTCTACAAGACCCACCGCGCCCTGGTGCGCGCCAAGGTCGCGCTGTTCCGCCTCGGCCAGGAGCAGGACGCCGTGCAGCGCGCGGTGATCCTGCGCCAATACCGCGCCTACGCCAGCCTCGCCGAAAGCTACAGCGCCATCCCCTCGCGCCTGCTGGCGATCACCCGCGGCGTGTCGGCGGTCGGCAAGAGCCAGGTCGCACTGCGTCTGGTCGAGGCTCTGGGCGCGATTCGCATCCGCTCCGACGTCGAGCGCAAGCGCATGCTGGGCCAGCAAACCGGAACCGAGCTCAATGGCGGCATTTATAGCCAGGACGCCAGCGAGGCGGTGTATCAACGCCTTAACGACTTGGCCGATCTGGCCCTGCACGCCGGTTATCCGGTGGTGCTCGACGCCACCTTCCTCAAACGCCCGCAGCGCCAGGCCGCTCAGCGCATCGCCGACGAAACCGGCGTGCCCTTCCTGATCGTCGACTGCCAAGCGCCGGATGCCGTGCTCGCCAGCTGGCTGCAGCAGCGCCAGGAGGAAGGCAGCGATCCGTCGGACGCCACCCTGGCGGTGATCGAGGCGCAACGCGCCGGCCAGGATCCGCTGGAAGAGGCCGAACTGCCCTACTGCAAGCGCGTCGACACCCCGGATGCCGCCAGCCTGGCCGAACTGGTCAGCGCGGTGCGCCAGCGCTTCCCGAGCCTCTGA
- a CDS encoding TfoX/Sxy family protein: MNDELQTLKNLGKTSSQWLHAVGIHNASDLRRHGAVEAYRAVRARGFRASKVLLYSIEGALLDIHWSELPVTRKESLNLQLEAPANDD; this comes from the coding sequence GTGAACGACGAATTGCAGACGCTCAAGAACCTCGGCAAGACTTCCTCGCAGTGGCTGCACGCCGTGGGCATCCACAATGCCAGCGATCTGCGCCGCCACGGTGCGGTCGAGGCCTATCGGGCGGTTCGCGCCCGCGGCTTTCGAGCTTCCAAGGTGCTGCTGTATTCCATCGAAGGCGCGCTGCTGGACATTCACTGGAGCGAGCTGCCGGTCACCCGCAAGGAAAGTCTGAATCTACAGTTGGAAGCTCCCGCCAACGATGACTGA
- a CDS encoding YqcC family protein yields MSAASAALIADQLLLIERALRVQGLWEACAPSVEALSSEQPFCVDTLDFSQWLQWIFLPRMKAIIEAGAELPAVSGILPMAEQVYGADSHEAAGLLKALGDFDRLITAGR; encoded by the coding sequence GTGAGTGCTGCGTCGGCTGCCCTGATCGCCGATCAGCTGTTGCTGATCGAGCGGGCGCTGCGGGTTCAGGGTTTGTGGGAAGCTTGCGCGCCGAGCGTGGAGGCGCTGTCCAGCGAGCAGCCGTTCTGTGTGGATACCCTGGATTTTTCCCAGTGGCTGCAGTGGATTTTCCTGCCGCGCATGAAGGCCATCATCGAGGCGGGCGCCGAGCTGCCGGCGGTATCCGGCATCCTGCCCATGGCCGAGCAGGTCTATGGCGCTGACAGTCATGAAGCCGCTGGGCTGCTCAAGGCGCTGGGTGATTTCGACCGGCTGATCACCGCGGGCCGCTAG
- a CDS encoding DUF4124 domain-containing protein encodes MRRMILTSSLLLALSASAMAAPIYKWVDAQGVTHFGEQPPQGQQSTTVNPSAAPPASTTPEAKPAPTFDAIADPEQAAADAKVKQEVAAQEAQRKKYCETQRNNLAQLENNPRVRVEEGGEMRRLGEDERQKRIADAKQAIKENCQ; translated from the coding sequence ATGCGCCGCATGATTCTCACCAGCAGTCTGCTGCTCGCCCTGAGTGCGAGTGCCATGGCAGCACCGATCTACAAATGGGTCGACGCCCAGGGCGTCACCCACTTTGGCGAGCAACCGCCCCAGGGCCAGCAATCCACCACGGTCAATCCGTCGGCAGCACCGCCTGCCTCCACCACGCCAGAAGCGAAACCGGCGCCGACCTTCGACGCCATCGCCGACCCCGAGCAGGCCGCAGCCGATGCCAAGGTCAAGCAGGAAGTGGCGGCCCAGGAGGCCCAGCGCAAGAAGTACTGCGAGACCCAGCGCAACAACCTGGCGCAGCTGGAGAACAACCCGCGAGTTCGTGTGGAAGAAGGTGGAGAGATGCGCCGCCTGGGCGAAGACGAGCGCCAGAAGCGCATCGCCGACGCCAAGCAGGCGATCAAGGAAAACTGCCAGTAA
- the mrcB gene encoding penicillin-binding protein 1B produces the protein MTRTRSSRSRSKRRPRGMRPLLGWAVKLGLVGLVLFAGFAVYLDAIVQEKFSGKRWTVPAKVYARPLELFVGQKLAKDDLLKEVDALGYRRESAVDGPGAVAVSGNNVSLYSRGFQFYESAEPAQQVNVRFSGDYVASLTKSDGKDLAVARLEPMLIGGLYPAHQEDRVLIKLDQVPAYLVETLVAVEDRDFFEHFGVSPKGIARAIWINASAGQLRQGGSTLTQQLVKNFYLTNERSLTRKITEAMMAVLLELHYDKREILEAYLNEVFLGQDGQRAVHGFGLASQYFFSQPLSELKLDQVALLVGMVKGPTYYNPRRNPERALNRRNMILDLLAEQGVVSPEEAAAAKARPLGVTQRGSMANGSFPAFLDLVKRQLRQDYRDEDLTEEGLRIFTSFDPILQIKAEEALADTFKRQAGRKGADEVEAGMVVTNPETGEIQALIGSRQARFAGFNRALDAVRPIGSLIKPAIYLTALERPSQYTLTTRVQDEPFSVKGQDGQVWKPQNYDRKAHGSIYLYQGLAHSYNLSTAKLGLELGVPNVLKTLERLGVSRQWPAYPSMLLGAGALTPMEVTGMYQTIASGGFNTPLRGIRSVLTAEGEPLKRYPYQIQQRFDAGAIYLLQNAMQRTMREGTGRSVYSQLPSSLTLAGKTGTSNDSRDSWFAGFSQDLLAVVWMGRDDNGPTPFTGATGALQAWTGFMRRADPLPLDMPLPDNVVMAWVDAATGQGSAQNCPGAVQMPYIRGSEPAPGTGCGIQAPVDSVMDWVKGWLE, from the coding sequence ATGACTCGTACCCGATCTTCCCGCTCCCGTTCCAAACGCCGCCCCCGTGGCATGCGCCCCTTGTTGGGCTGGGCTGTAAAGCTCGGCCTGGTCGGCCTGGTGCTGTTCGCTGGTTTTGCGGTTTACCTCGATGCCATCGTCCAGGAGAAATTCTCCGGCAAGCGCTGGACCGTTCCCGCCAAGGTCTACGCCCGGCCGCTGGAGCTGTTCGTCGGCCAGAAGCTGGCCAAGGATGACCTGCTCAAGGAAGTCGACGCCCTCGGCTATCGCCGTGAAAGCGCCGTAGATGGCCCTGGCGCCGTGGCCGTTTCCGGCAATAACGTGTCGCTTTATTCGCGCGGCTTCCAGTTCTACGAGAGCGCCGAGCCGGCCCAGCAGGTCAATGTGCGCTTCTCCGGTGACTATGTCGCCTCGCTGACCAAGTCCGACGGCAAGGACCTGGCCGTGGCACGCCTGGAGCCGATGCTGATCGGCGGGCTGTACCCGGCACATCAGGAAGACCGCGTGCTGATCAAGCTCGATCAGGTGCCGGCCTACTTGGTGGAAACCCTAGTGGCGGTCGAGGACCGCGACTTCTTCGAACACTTCGGCGTATCGCCCAAAGGAATCGCCCGGGCCATCTGGATCAACGCCTCGGCCGGTCAACTGCGACAGGGCGGCAGCACCCTGACTCAGCAGTTGGTGAAGAACTTCTACCTGACCAACGAGCGCAGCCTGACCCGCAAGATCACAGAAGCGATGATGGCGGTGCTGCTGGAACTGCACTACGACAAGCGCGAAATCCTCGAGGCCTACCTCAATGAGGTGTTCCTCGGTCAGGATGGCCAGCGCGCCGTGCATGGTTTCGGTCTGGCCAGCCAGTACTTCTTCAGCCAGCCGCTGTCCGAGCTCAAGCTCGATCAGGTGGCGCTGCTGGTCGGCATGGTCAAGGGGCCGACCTACTACAACCCGCGCCGCAATCCGGAGCGGGCGCTGAATCGCCGCAACATGATTCTCGACCTGCTGGCCGAGCAGGGCGTGGTGTCGCCCGAAGAGGCGGCCGCCGCCAAGGCGCGTCCGCTGGGCGTGACCCAGCGCGGCAGCATGGCCAATGGCTCGTTCCCGGCGTTTCTGGATCTGGTCAAACGTCAGCTGCGCCAGGACTACCGCGACGAAGACTTGACCGAGGAAGGTCTGCGCATCTTCACCAGCTTCGACCCGATTCTGCAGATCAAGGCCGAAGAGGCCCTGGCCGATACCTTCAAGCGTCAGGCCGGCCGCAAGGGGGCCGACGAAGTGGAAGCCGGCATGGTGGTGACCAATCCGGAAACCGGCGAGATCCAGGCGCTGATCGGCAGCCGTCAGGCACGCTTCGCCGGCTTCAACCGCGCGCTGGACGCCGTGCGCCCGATTGGTTCGCTGATCAAACCGGCTATCTACCTGACGGCCCTGGAGCGTCCGAGTCAGTACACCTTGACCACTCGCGTGCAGGACGAACCCTTCTCGGTGAAGGGGCAGGACGGCCAGGTGTGGAAGCCGCAGAACTACGACCGCAAGGCCCACGGCAGCATTTACCTGTATCAGGGGCTGGCGCATTCCTACAACCTGTCCACCGCCAAACTCGGCCTGGAACTGGGCGTGCCGAATGTGCTCAAAACCCTCGAGCGCCTGGGTGTGTCGCGCCAATGGCCGGCTTATCCGTCGATGTTGCTGGGCGCTGGTGCGCTGACGCCGATGGAAGTCACCGGTATGTACCAGACCATCGCCAGTGGCGGCTTCAACACACCGCTGCGCGGTATCCGCAGCGTGCTGACCGCCGAGGGCGAACCGCTCAAGCGTTATCCGTATCAGATTCAACAGCGTTTCGACGCTGGCGCCATCTACCTGCTGCAGAACGCCATGCAGCGCACCATGCGCGAAGGCACCGGCCGCTCGGTCTACAGCCAGCTGCCGAGTTCGCTGACCCTGGCAGGCAAGACCGGCACCAGTAACGACTCGCGTGACAGCTGGTTCGCCGGCTTCAGCCAGGACCTGCTGGCCGTGGTGTGGATGGGCCGTGATGACAACGGTCCGACGCCGTTCACCGGCGCGACCGGTGCGCTGCAGGCCTGGACCGGCTTCATGCGTCGCGCCGATCCGCTGCCGCTGGACATGCCGTTGCCGGACAACGTGGTGATGGCCTGGGTGGATGCGGCGACGGGGCAGGGCTCGGCGCAGAATTGTCCGGGTGCCGTACAGATGCCGTATATTCGCGGCAGCGAGCCGGCACCGGGCACAGGTTGTGGTATTCAGGCGCCCGTCGACTCGGTGATGGACTGGGTGAAAGGCTGGTTGGAATAA
- a CDS encoding pentapeptide repeat-containing protein, translating into MSQPRQLDTPLYRLLHNDDVAAFNQQRPQGEPIDLSGGDFRGLDLRTLDATGIDFTDAYFRGADLRGVDFRSAQLEGASIAHAQISGAYFPVELSADEILMSMNFGTRLRYRTHPNHQ; encoded by the coding sequence ATGAGCCAACCGCGCCAGCTGGACACCCCGCTCTACCGCCTGCTGCACAACGACGACGTCGCCGCCTTCAACCAGCAACGCCCCCAGGGCGAGCCCATCGACCTGAGCGGCGGCGACTTCCGGGGCCTTGATCTGCGCACCCTCGACGCTACGGGCATCGACTTCACCGACGCCTACTTTCGCGGCGCCGACCTGCGCGGCGTGGACTTCCGCAGCGCGCAGCTCGAAGGCGCCAGCATCGCCCATGCACAGATATCCGGCGCCTACTTCCCGGTCGAACTCAGTGCGGACGAAATCCTCATGTCTATGAATTTCGGCACCCGGCTGCGCTACCGCACCCACCCCAACCATCAGTAG
- a CDS encoding acetolactate synthase 3 large subunit, whose amino-acid sequence MELLSGAEMVVRSLRDEGVKYIYGYPGGALLHIYDALFKEPEVTHILVRHEQAATHMADGYARATGKAGVVLVTSGPGATNAVTGIATAYMDSIPMVIISGQVASTVVGTDAFQEVDMVGISRPIVKHSFIIKHPSEIPEVIKKAFYLAESGRPGPVVVDIPKDMGDPTQKFEYNYPKKVKLRSYSPAARGHSGQIRKAAEMLVAAKRPIIYSGGGVILGGASAQLTELARALNVPVTNTLMGLGAYPGDDRQFVGMLGMHGSYTANLAMHHADVILAVGARFDDRVINGETAAKFCPNAKIIHIDIDPASISKTVKADIPIVGPVDSVLTEMVAALKEIEQAPDKESQAIWWKQIDEWRGGGRLFPYNEGDGSIIKPQTVIETLCEVTKGEAYISSDVGQHQMFAAQYYRFNKPNRWINSGGLGTMGFGFPAAMGVKLNFPDADVACVTGEGSIQMNIQELSTCLQYDLPVKIINLNNGALGMVRQWQDMQYSSRYSHSYMESLPDFVKLAESYGHVGIRITDLKDLKPKMEEAFAIKDRLVFLDIAVDTSEHVYPMQIRGGAMRDMWLSKTERT is encoded by the coding sequence GTGGAGCTTTTATCCGGCGCTGAAATGGTCGTCCGCTCGTTGCGTGACGAAGGCGTTAAGTACATCTATGGGTACCCGGGCGGTGCCCTCCTGCACATCTATGATGCCTTGTTCAAAGAGCCGGAAGTGACTCACATCCTGGTTCGCCACGAGCAGGCGGCGACTCATATGGCTGACGGTTATGCCCGTGCCACCGGCAAGGCCGGCGTGGTGCTGGTGACTTCCGGCCCGGGCGCGACCAACGCCGTGACCGGTATCGCCACCGCCTACATGGATTCGATCCCGATGGTGATCATCTCCGGTCAGGTGGCCAGCACCGTGGTCGGCACCGACGCCTTCCAGGAAGTCGACATGGTCGGCATTTCCCGTCCGATCGTGAAGCACAGCTTCATCATCAAGCATCCTTCGGAAATCCCCGAAGTGATCAAGAAGGCCTTCTATCTGGCCGAGTCCGGCCGTCCGGGCCCGGTGGTCGTCGATATTCCCAAGGACATGGGCGATCCGACCCAGAAGTTCGAATACAACTACCCGAAGAAGGTCAAGCTGCGCTCCTACAGCCCGGCTGCGCGTGGCCATTCCGGGCAGATCCGCAAAGCGGCAGAAATGCTCGTCGCGGCCAAGCGCCCGATCATCTATTCCGGTGGTGGCGTGATCCTCGGCGGCGCCTCGGCGCAACTGACCGAGCTGGCCCGCGCCCTCAACGTGCCCGTCACCAATACTCTGATGGGCTTGGGCGCCTATCCGGGCGATGACCGCCAGTTCGTCGGCATGCTCGGCATGCATGGCAGCTACACCGCCAACCTGGCCATGCATCACGCGGACGTGATCCTGGCTGTCGGCGCGCGCTTCGATGACCGCGTCATCAATGGCGAGACCGCGGCCAAGTTCTGCCCGAACGCCAAGATCATCCATATCGACATCGACCCGGCGTCGATCTCCAAGACCGTCAAGGCCGACATCCCGATCGTTGGCCCGGTGGACAGCGTGCTGACCGAAATGGTCGCCGCACTCAAGGAAATCGAGCAGGCACCGGACAAGGAATCCCAGGCCATCTGGTGGAAGCAGATCGACGAGTGGCGCGGTGGCGGTCGCCTGTTCCCTTATAACGAGGGCGACGGCAGCATCATCAAGCCGCAGACCGTGATCGAGACGCTGTGCGAAGTCACCAAGGGCGAGGCGTACATCAGCTCCGACGTGGGCCAGCACCAGATGTTCGCGGCCCAGTACTACCGCTTCAACAAACCCAATCGCTGGATCAACTCCGGCGGTCTGGGCACCATGGGCTTCGGCTTCCCGGCCGCCATGGGCGTCAAGCTGAACTTCCCGGATGCCGATGTCGCCTGCGTGACCGGCGAAGGCAGTATCCAGATGAACATTCAGGAGCTGTCGACCTGCCTGCAGTACGACCTGCCGGTGAAGATCATCAACCTTAACAATGGCGCGCTGGGCATGGTTCGCCAGTGGCAGGACATGCAGTACAGCAGCCGTTACTCGCACTCCTACATGGAATCGCTGCCTGACTTCGTCAAGCTGGCCGAGTCCTATGGTCACGTGGGCATTCGCATCACCGACCTCAAGGACCTCAAGCCGAAGATGGAAGAGGCGTTCGCCATCAAGGATCGCCTGGTGTTCCTCGACATCGCCGTGGATACCAGCGAGCACGTCTACCCGATGCAGATTCGTGGTGGCGCGATGCGCGACATGTGGCTGAGCAAGACGGAGCGTACCTGA
- a CDS encoding multidrug effflux MFS transporter, with protein MPLRLLLILGALSAFGPLAIDFYLPSFPALAQAFATDTEHVQLSLASYFAGLAIGQLVYGPLADRFGRRTPLLVGVSLFTLASLACALAPSLEWLIAARFVQALGGCAGMVISRAVVRDLCDPISSAKVFSQLMLVMGLAPILAPVAGGLLLNLFGWPSIFICLTLFSAACLFALGRWLPETLSPSIQPPPLSGALREYRRLFGDLPFIGHALTGGLAIAGMFAYIAGSPFVFIQLYGVPAEHYGWLFGTNAAGFILAAQVNAWLVARHGPAYWARRIVWFYLACGATLLALAWIGPKALWPLMVPLFGCIASLGILLPNTSACAMAGQGRHAGSASALMGSLQFTIAASAASLVGALHDGSAVPMALVISGCGVLAVSASLFTRWAERRAGHPNA; from the coding sequence ATGCCGCTTCGCCTGTTACTGATTCTCGGCGCGCTCAGCGCCTTCGGCCCGCTGGCCATTGATTTCTACCTGCCCAGCTTTCCCGCGCTGGCGCAGGCGTTCGCCACCGACACCGAACACGTGCAGCTGTCGCTGGCGTCCTATTTTGCCGGCCTGGCCATCGGTCAGCTGGTCTATGGCCCGCTGGCCGACCGCTTTGGCCGGCGCACGCCGCTGTTGGTCGGCGTGTCGCTGTTCACCCTGGCATCACTGGCCTGCGCCCTGGCACCGAGCCTGGAGTGGCTGATCGCCGCCCGTTTCGTCCAGGCCCTGGGCGGTTGTGCGGGTATGGTGATTTCCCGCGCGGTGGTGCGTGACCTTTGCGACCCAATCAGTTCCGCCAAGGTGTTCTCGCAACTGATGCTGGTGATGGGCCTGGCGCCGATTCTCGCGCCGGTGGCGGGCGGCCTGCTGCTGAATCTGTTCGGCTGGCCATCGATCTTCATCTGCCTGACATTGTTCAGCGCCGCCTGCCTGTTCGCCCTCGGCCGCTGGCTACCGGAAACCCTCAGCCCGAGCATTCAGCCGCCGCCGCTGAGCGGCGCGCTGCGCGAGTATCGGCGGCTATTCGGCGACCTGCCCTTTATCGGTCATGCACTGACCGGCGGCCTGGCGATTGCCGGTATGTTCGCCTATATCGCCGGCTCGCCCTTCGTGTTCATCCAGCTTTATGGCGTACCGGCCGAGCATTACGGCTGGCTGTTCGGCACCAACGCCGCAGGTTTCATTCTCGCCGCCCAGGTGAATGCCTGGCTGGTGGCGCGGCACGGGCCGGCCTACTGGGCGCGGCGGATCGTCTGGTTCTACCTGGCCTGCGGCGCCACTTTGCTGGCGTTGGCGTGGATCGGGCCAAAGGCGCTGTGGCCATTGATGGTACCGCTTTTCGGCTGCATTGCCTCGCTGGGGATTCTGCTGCCCAACACCTCTGCTTGCGCCATGGCCGGTCAGGGCCGCCATGCAGGCAGCGCTTCGGCGCTGATGGGTAGCCTGCAGTTCACCATCGCGGCGAGCGCGGCCTCGCTGGTCGGTGCGCTGCATGACGGCAGTGCTGTGCCAATGGCGCTGGTCATTTCCGGCTGCGGCGTGCTGGCCGTCAGCGCTTCGCTGTTCACCCGTTGGGCGGAGCGACGCGCCGGCCACCCGAACGCTTGA
- a CDS encoding Crp/Fnr family transcriptional regulator, translated as MYLLGEQPAYADQLISRLQSIPAKLLDGLSPCGEPLQIERSENLAADLPSNQLFIIDNGLLHALVDERPLFYLQEGDLVGLRQGIDLPTCRYTSDEPLTLIPYSRSDVFKHIYADEPRQELFIQYLVGHTALLSDALARIKQPEIRPSTGFKHFAKGDALINQGDEADHVFIIIDGHAEAFVDGVKVGDVQKDEIFGAMAVFTHEKRSATVLASQPCTVMVIPKDQFLSLMESNPRIAHSLVESMARRIDLLNKEITGLRQPS; from the coding sequence ATGTATCTACTCGGGGAACAACCGGCCTACGCCGACCAACTGATCAGCCGCTTGCAAAGCATCCCCGCAAAACTCCTCGACGGGCTCAGCCCCTGCGGCGAGCCGCTGCAGATCGAGCGCAGCGAGAACCTGGCGGCCGACTTGCCCAGCAATCAACTGTTCATCATCGACAACGGCCTGCTGCATGCGCTGGTCGACGAACGCCCACTGTTCTACCTGCAGGAAGGTGACCTGGTCGGGCTGCGCCAGGGCATCGACCTGCCGACTTGCCGCTATACCAGCGACGAGCCGCTGACTCTGATCCCCTATTCGCGCAGCGACGTGTTCAAGCACATCTACGCTGACGAGCCGCGCCAGGAGCTGTTCATCCAGTATCTGGTCGGCCATACCGCCCTGCTGTCCGATGCCCTGGCGCGCATCAAGCAACCCGAGATTCGTCCATCCACCGGCTTCAAGCACTTCGCCAAGGGCGATGCACTGATCAACCAGGGCGACGAAGCCGACCATGTGTTCATCATCATCGATGGCCATGCCGAGGCCTTCGTCGATGGCGTTAAGGTCGGCGATGTACAGAAGGACGAGATCTTCGGCGCCATGGCCGTATTCACTCACGAGAAGCGCAGCGCCACCGTGCTGGCCAGCCAGCCCTGCACCGTGATGGTGATCCCCAAGGATCAGTTCCTGAGCCTGATGGAAAGCAACCCGCGCATCGCCCACAGTCTGGTGGAAAGCATGGCTCGGCGCATTGATCTGCTGAACAAGGAAATCACCGGGCTGCGCCAACCGAGCTGA
- a CDS encoding tetratricopeptide repeat protein has translation MSKWLIPVLTASVVLGGCASVPRGSIPVVDSGSSAYEQDDRPGGGYNNAPQQQQQAQSMPEDSGVVVMVPGGGASSSAPIDTYSAPAGAPANSGGLTFDEPPLSSEPLGSPNYGNSAPSQPSTPSGIPSGNAGGGLAADEQLDGPVLALLTSAQQQQTGGDLNGAASSLERAQRIAPREPQVLYRLAEVRLAQGDAAQAEQFARRGLSYANGRPALQASLWELIAKSREQQGDAAGASQARERARVNL, from the coding sequence GTGAGCAAGTGGTTGATTCCCGTTTTGACCGCCTCGGTGGTTCTGGGTGGCTGTGCCAGCGTTCCGCGTGGTTCCATCCCGGTTGTGGATTCCGGTAGTTCGGCTTACGAGCAGGACGACCGCCCAGGCGGCGGTTACAACAACGCGCCGCAGCAACAGCAGCAGGCGCAGTCCATGCCCGAGGATTCGGGCGTGGTGGTGATGGTGCCGGGCGGCGGTGCGTCTTCGTCGGCGCCGATCGACACCTACTCGGCACCGGCCGGCGCGCCGGCCAACAGCGGCGGCCTGACCTTCGACGAGCCGCCGCTGAGCAGCGAGCCGCTGGGTTCGCCCAATTACGGTAACTCCGCACCATCCCAGCCCTCGACGCCGAGCGGCATCCCCAGCGGTAACGCTGGTGGCGGTCTGGCCGCCGATGAGCAGCTCGATGGTCCGGTGCTTGCGCTGCTGACCAGTGCCCAGCAGCAACAGACCGGTGGTGATCTCAATGGCGCCGCGTCCAGTCTGGAGCGCGCCCAGCGCATCGCTCCACGTGAGCCGCAGGTTCTGTATCGTCTGGCTGAAGTGCGTCTGGCCCAGGGCGATGCGGCCCAGGCCGAGCAGTTCGCCCGCCGTGGCCTGAGCTACGCCAATGGCCGCCCGGCGCTGCAGGCGAGCCTGTGGGAGCTGATCGCCAAGTCCCGTGAGCAGCAGGGCGACGCCGCCGGTGCTTCCCAGGCCCGTGAGCGGGCTCGGGTCAACCTGTGA
- a CDS encoding TetR family transcriptional regulator encodes MRRTKEQAEQTRTSILASAEVLFLEKGVAHTSLEHIAKHAGVTRGAVYWHFQNKAHLFHDMLSQVRLPPEQLTSRLQEDQANGLQSLHALCVEGIAGIAQDEQKRRIFTILLHRCEFTEELREAEERHDAFINQFIALCEGIFAQPATVTRLRPGMTPRLAARTLHALIVGMLSDWLRDDKLFDPVQDGPVMIGGLFRGLISDWS; translated from the coding sequence ATGCGCCGAACCAAAGAGCAAGCCGAGCAGACCCGCACCTCCATCCTGGCATCCGCCGAAGTGCTGTTTCTGGAGAAAGGCGTTGCCCATACCAGCCTCGAACACATCGCCAAGCACGCCGGCGTCACCCGCGGCGCGGTGTACTGGCACTTTCAGAACAAGGCCCACCTGTTTCACGACATGCTCAGCCAGGTCCGACTGCCGCCGGAACAACTGACCAGCCGCCTGCAGGAAGATCAGGCCAATGGTTTGCAGTCCCTGCACGCGCTGTGCGTCGAAGGCATCGCCGGCATCGCTCAAGATGAACAGAAGCGGCGCATCTTCACCATCCTGCTGCATCGCTGTGAATTCACCGAAGAGCTACGCGAAGCCGAGGAGCGGCACGACGCCTTCATCAATCAGTTCATCGCCCTGTGTGAAGGCATCTTCGCCCAACCCGCCACCGTGACAAGGCTGCGCCCCGGCATGACGCCGCGCCTGGCCGCCCGCACCCTGCATGCGCTGATCGTCGGCATGCTCAGCGACTGGCTGCGCGACGACAAGCTGTTCGATCCGGTACAGGACGGCCCGGTAATGATCGGCGGGCTGTTCCGCGGTCTGATCAGTGACTGGTCTTAG